One region of Eleutherodactylus coqui strain aEleCoq1 chromosome 5, aEleCoq1.hap1, whole genome shotgun sequence genomic DNA includes:
- the LOC136628881 gene encoding LOW QUALITY PROTEIN: ATP-dependent DNA helicase pif1-like (The sequence of the model RefSeq protein was modified relative to this genomic sequence to represent the inferred CDS: substituted 1 base at 1 genomic stop codon): MVVFCQVSEPLLLWETHKDNFSEDILQQVQRHNQEINIQNKEHIYNKTLILLEDIILSLGGRTLQEYSLPEAIRTDDILENREYLKQINYDVAILKDTVTKHEACFTDDQKIVYHKVLQSVESNSNKVFFLDASGGTGKTYLINLLLAKVRSTKNIAIAVASSGIAATLLQGGKTSHATFKLPLNLNRVEAPVCSISKQSDLAXVLQDCKLIVLDECTMSHKAGIEAVDRTLRDLRNTNKLMGGVTVLFSGDFRQTLPVMPRGTRTNEVNACLKSSFLWPKVEK; encoded by the coding sequence ATGGTGGTCTTTTGTCAGGTGTCGGAGCCATTGCTGTTGTGGGAGACTCACAAAGACAATTTCTCTGAGGATATCTTGCAGCAAGTGCAGAGACATAATCAAGaaataaacatacaaaataaAGAGCATATTTATAACAAGACCTTGATTTTGCTGGAAGACATCATTTTGTCTTTGGGAGGTCGAACCTTACAAGAGTATAGCTTACCAGAAGCAATACGAACTGATGACATTTTGGAAAACCGAGAATATCTGAAGCAAATTAATTACGATGTTGCAATACTGAAAGACACAGTGACAAAACATGAAGCATGCTTTACTGATGACCAAAAGATTGTCTACCATAAAGTACTACAAAGTGTTGAGTCTAATTCAAACAAAGTCTTCTTTTTGGATGCATCAGGAGGAACTGGAAAAACctatttgataaatttgttgttGGCCAAAGTAAGGAGCACAAAAAACATTGCAATCGCTGTAGCATCCTCAGGCATTGCTGCTACACTACTACAGGGAGGAAAAACATCACACGCCACCTTCAAGCTGCCATTAAATTTAAATCGAGTTGAAGCCCCAGTCTGCAGTATTTCGAAGCAGAGTGACCTTGCATGAGTACTCCAAGACTGTAAACTTATAGTGTTGGATGAATGTACAATGTCGCATAAAGCCGGAATAGAGGCAGTTGACCGCACTCTTCGAGATCTCCGTAACACCAACAAACTTATGGGAGGAGTCACAGTGTTGTTCTCAGGAGACTTCAGGCAAACTTTACCTGTCATGCCCCGAGGTACTCGTACTAATGAGGTCAATGCTTGCCTCAAGAGTTCCTTCCTTTGGCCAAAGGTAGAAAAATGA